One genomic window of Pseudomonadales bacterium includes the following:
- a CDS encoding YciK family oxidoreductase, which produces MDHRNYHAPKDLLKGKVIAVTGAGDGIGKAAALAFAAHGATVILIGRTVQKLEQVYDQIEAAGGAQPAIYPICLDGATEEDYQAMHDNLSKAFTRLDGLLHNAGELGQRTPIANYKLENWQKVINVNVTAQFLMTKALLPLMEKSDSAAIIFTSSSVGRTGRPFWGAYAVSKFATEGLCQVLSGELEGTSKIRVNCINPGATRTQMRAKAYPAEDPSTLKHASEIMPTYLYLMGKDSEGLTGQSLDAQ; this is translated from the coding sequence ATGGATCACCGCAACTATCACGCACCGAAAGATTTACTGAAAGGCAAAGTCATTGCTGTCACCGGGGCCGGAGATGGCATAGGTAAAGCAGCGGCCCTTGCTTTTGCGGCTCACGGCGCTACCGTCATTCTGATCGGTCGCACCGTGCAAAAGCTGGAACAGGTTTACGATCAGATTGAGGCTGCTGGCGGCGCTCAACCTGCTATCTACCCTATCTGCCTGGACGGTGCTACCGAAGAAGACTATCAGGCCATGCATGACAACCTATCCAAGGCGTTTACCCGGCTGGATGGGCTACTACACAACGCTGGCGAACTGGGACAACGCACGCCCATTGCCAACTACAAGCTGGAAAACTGGCAAAAAGTAATAAACGTGAATGTTACCGCACAGTTCCTGATGACCAAGGCACTGCTGCCGCTAATGGAAAAATCAGATAGCGCAGCCATCATTTTCACCTCCTCCAGTGTTGGTCGAACCGGCCGACCCTTCTGGGGAGCCTACGCCGTTTCAAAATTCGCAACCGAGGGCTTATGTCAGGTGCTGTCAGGTGAATTGGAGGGCACATCAAAGATTCGTGTAAATTGCATAAACCCGGGCGCCACAAGAACCCAAATGCGGGCAAAAGCCTATCCCGCAGAAGACCCTAGCACGCTCAAGCATGCCAGTGAAATCATGCCAACCTACTTGTACTTGATGGGCAAGGACAGCGAGGGACTTACCGGCCAGTCTCTCGACGCCCAATAA
- a CDS encoding pseudouridine synthase, which translates to MSDHPDNLNQTEKLQKVIAAAGYGSRREIERWIADGRIRVNGKIATLGDRVGEQDAIEVDGRRLQGASTRRDIRVLLYNKPEGEICSRSDPEGRPTVFDHLPAIKGERWVAVGRLDINTSGLLLFTNNGELANKLMHPSSGIDREYSVRVYGEVDDDMLQRLRDGVLLEDGVAKFSDIVPGQKKGANRWYTVALMEGRNREVRRLWESQAVEVNRLKRVRFGPIFLPSYTRPGQWLELEHQAIADLCDQAGLPAPKKRPILPAEKRQRERRENKLRSRGRRQ; encoded by the coding sequence ATGAGTGATCACCCCGATAATTTGAATCAAACCGAAAAGCTGCAAAAAGTCATTGCGGCGGCGGGTTACGGCTCACGGCGTGAGATAGAACGCTGGATCGCTGATGGGCGCATCAGGGTGAATGGCAAAATTGCCACACTCGGAGATCGGGTTGGTGAGCAGGATGCCATTGAGGTGGATGGTCGTCGACTCCAGGGAGCTTCGACCAGACGGGATATCCGTGTGCTGCTTTACAACAAGCCGGAAGGCGAGATTTGCTCCCGCTCAGATCCTGAGGGGCGGCCAACGGTTTTTGATCATCTTCCCGCTATCAAGGGTGAGCGTTGGGTTGCGGTTGGCCGCCTGGATATCAATACCAGTGGGTTGCTGTTGTTTACCAACAACGGTGAGTTGGCAAATAAACTGATGCATCCCTCAAGTGGCATTGACCGGGAGTACTCGGTGCGTGTTTATGGTGAGGTTGATGATGACATGTTGCAGAGACTTCGTGACGGTGTATTGCTCGAGGATGGGGTGGCGAAGTTTTCCGATATTGTCCCGGGTCAGAAAAAAGGCGCAAACCGCTGGTATACCGTCGCCTTAATGGAAGGTCGCAACCGTGAAGTACGCCGCCTCTGGGAATCCCAGGCTGTCGAAGTTAACAGGTTAAAGCGGGTTAGGTTTGGCCCGATTTTTCTGCCTTCCTATACCCGGCCGGGGCAGTGGCTTGAGCTGGAGCATCAGGCTATTGCGGATCTGTGTGACCAAGCCGGTTTGCCGGCACCTAAAAAGCGCCCCATATTACCCGCTGAAAAACGCCAGCGTGAGCGTCGTGAAAATAAGCTGCGTTCCCGAGGGCGTCGTCAATAA
- the pheA gene encoding prephenate dehydratase translates to MADNRELGQLREKIDNIDEQLLNLISDRARCAQQVAEVKKSSGDTTYYRPEREAQVLRHIMEQNKGPLGNEEMARLFREIMSACLALEEPVKVAYLGPEGTFTQEAALKHFGHSAVTVPMNAIDEVFREVAAGAANYGVVPIENSTEGVVNHTLDNFQESSLKICGEVELRIHHHLMIGANTKKDHITRVYSHAQSLAQCRKWLDSHYSNVERVAVSSNAEAARRVKGEWNSAAIAGDMAAELYDLEKLASRIEDRPDNSTRFLIIGNQDTPPSGKDKSSIVVSMRNEPGALHELLEPFHRAQIDLTRVETRPSRMGKWSYVFFIDFEGHSEDEKIASLLKELRPKVAELKLLGSYPKAVL, encoded by the coding sequence ATGGCAGATAACCGAGAACTCGGCCAACTTAGAGAAAAAATCGATAATATCGATGAGCAACTGCTCAACCTGATCAGTGATCGTGCCAGATGTGCACAGCAGGTTGCCGAGGTTAAAAAAAGTAGCGGGGATACCACCTACTACAGGCCTGAGCGCGAGGCCCAGGTGTTGCGCCATATCATGGAGCAGAATAAGGGTCCGCTGGGCAACGAAGAAATGGCACGATTATTTCGGGAGATCATGTCTGCCTGTCTGGCGCTTGAAGAGCCGGTAAAAGTAGCCTACCTGGGGCCTGAAGGCACCTTTACCCAGGAGGCGGCATTGAAACATTTTGGCCACTCTGCTGTTACAGTGCCTATGAATGCTATTGACGAGGTATTTCGTGAAGTTGCAGCGGGTGCTGCAAATTACGGGGTGGTACCGATAGAAAACTCGACAGAGGGTGTAGTGAATCACACTCTGGATAATTTTCAGGAATCCTCGTTAAAAATCTGTGGTGAAGTTGAGCTGCGTATTCACCATCACCTTATGATTGGTGCGAATACCAAAAAGGACCACATTACCCGGGTGTATTCTCATGCGCAGTCACTGGCTCAGTGCCGCAAGTGGCTGGACTCCCACTATTCAAATGTAGAGCGTGTGGCTGTGAGCAGCAATGCCGAAGCTGCGCGCAGGGTGAAAGGGGAATGGAATTCAGCAGCCATTGCCGGTGACATGGCTGCTGAACTTTATGACCTGGAAAAGCTGGCCAGCAGGATTGAAGACCGGCCGGATAATTCCACCCGCTTTCTGATTATAGGTAATCAGGACACACCTCCCAGTGGCAAGGATAAGAGCTCGATTGTGGTATCCATGCGAAATGAACCGGGAGCGTTACACGAATTGCTGGAACCCTTTCATCGAGCTCAGATCGATTTGACGCGTGTTGAAACCCGTCCCTCCCGAATGGGAAAGTGGTCTTATGTTTTCTTTATTGATTTTGAGGGCCATAGCGAAGATGAGAAAATCGCTTCATTACTCAAAGAGTTGCGCCCCAAGGTGGCGGAATTGAAATTGCTGGGCTCTTACCCGAAAGCAGTCCTTTAA
- a CDS encoding segregation/condensation protein A: protein MSTESSSEPHLPVAPAHPEQAEMPFAMVYGQGITQLPKDLYIPPEALEVILEAFEGPLDLLLYLIKRQNLNVLEINVAEITRQYMTYIEMMQAIELELVAEYLLMAAMLAEIKSRMLLPRQKTVEDEEDPRAELIRRLQEYERFKQAAEDIDALPRIGRDVFQASASEPDRTKERPHPEVDMRELIVALADVLKRAEMFESHHVQFEVLSTRERMSQVLDRLRDGQQFVPFVSLFTLSEGRIGVVVTFLALMELIKEALVEIVQSESFGPIHVKAR, encoded by the coding sequence ATGTCCACCGAATCTTCATCTGAACCCCATTTGCCAGTCGCTCCTGCGCATCCCGAGCAGGCAGAAATGCCTTTTGCCATGGTTTATGGGCAGGGTATTACCCAGTTGCCCAAGGATTTGTATATCCCGCCAGAAGCGCTGGAAGTGATACTGGAGGCGTTTGAAGGGCCGCTGGATTTACTGCTTTATCTGATCAAACGCCAGAACCTGAATGTGCTTGAAATCAATGTGGCGGAAATTACCAGACAGTATATGACCTACATTGAGATGATGCAGGCGATTGAGCTCGAGTTGGTGGCCGAATATTTGCTAATGGCGGCAATGCTGGCCGAGATCAAATCACGCATGCTGCTGCCTCGACAGAAAACCGTGGAAGATGAAGAAGATCCCAGAGCCGAGCTGATCCGGCGATTACAGGAATATGAACGTTTTAAACAGGCGGCGGAAGATATTGATGCCTTGCCTCGGATCGGCAGAGATGTTTTTCAGGCCTCAGCCAGTGAGCCGGACCGTACTAAAGAGCGGCCTCATCCAGAAGTGGATATGAGAGAGCTTATAGTGGCGCTGGCAGACGTGCTGAAACGGGCAGAGATGTTTGAAAGTCATCATGTGCAATTTGAGGTACTCTCCACCCGTGAGCGCATGTCGCAAGTATTGGACAGGCTTCGCGATGGCCAACAGTTCGTACCTTTTGTCAGCTTGTTTACGTTGAGCGAAGGTCGTATCGGTGTTGTTGTTACCTTTCTTGCCTTAATGGAATTGATCAAAGAGGCGCTGGTGGAAATTGTTCAAAGCGAATCTTTTGGGCCTATTCACGTCAAGGCCAGATGA
- the scpB gene encoding SMC-Scp complex subunit ScpB: MDNDKLKQILEGALLAAGRPLDIGRMEMLFDLGEAPPRDQIRAVLEEIEDGCKGRGFELSKTGSGYRFQVRQELSDWVNRLWEEKPQKYSRALLETLALIAYRQPITRGDIEEIRGVSVSSQIIKTLQEREWVRVVGHRDVPGRPALYATTRQFLDYFDLQSLNDLPPLSEIKDIDEINPDMSLPLDGGIDDRVEGDSTAVSSGESEPELPESERSEPEDSSLVEELRRSQLANLGETADDHIEERSVNE, from the coding sequence ATGGATAACGATAAGTTAAAACAAATACTGGAAGGAGCGCTTCTCGCGGCAGGCAGGCCCCTGGATATCGGGCGTATGGAGATGCTGTTCGACCTTGGTGAGGCGCCCCCACGCGACCAGATCCGGGCTGTGCTTGAAGAGATAGAAGACGGCTGTAAGGGCAGAGGTTTTGAGCTTTCCAAAACCGGTAGTGGCTACCGCTTTCAGGTGCGTCAGGAGTTATCCGACTGGGTTAATCGGCTGTGGGAAGAGAAACCACAGAAATACTCTCGTGCCCTGCTGGAAACACTGGCCCTGATTGCTTACCGGCAGCCCATTACCCGGGGTGATATTGAAGAAATCCGAGGTGTTTCTGTCAGCTCTCAAATTATCAAAACGCTGCAGGAAAGAGAGTGGGTGAGAGTGGTGGGGCACCGGGACGTTCCCGGTCGTCCAGCCCTCTATGCGACAACACGTCAGTTTCTGGATTATTTCGATCTGCAAAGCCTGAATGATCTGCCGCCGCTGAGTGAAATCAAGGATATTGACGAGATTAACCCTGATATGTCGCTGCCCCTTGATGGTGGTATTGATGATCGGGTTGAGGGCGATAGTACTGCTGTGTCGTCAGGTGAGTCCGAACCAGAACTACCCGAGTCAGAGCGATCAGAGCCGGAAGATAGCTCACTCGTAGAAGAATTGCGGAGGTCGCAATTGGCCAATCTTGGTGAGACGGCTGATGACCACATTGAAGAGCGATCAGTTAATGAGTGA
- a CDS encoding HAD-IA family hydrolase, giving the protein MSELQAVLFDLDGTLLDTAPDFATALNRLLVARNKQPLQLTNVRQLVSNGSAGIIEFAFKLPREHTEFEPLRQELLTYYLDTLADQTCLFPGMNEVLTRLAENAIPWGIVTNKPELYTLEILKRLPLTPPPETVICPDHVSRTKPDPEPILLACSELKAKPENCIYVGDHLRDIQAGLNAGTTTIAALYGYLSHEDQPDSWGAHYQVAHASEINDIIF; this is encoded by the coding sequence ATGAGCGAGTTACAAGCCGTTTTATTTGACCTTGATGGCACACTGCTGGACACTGCACCGGACTTCGCCACTGCGCTTAATCGCCTGCTGGTCGCCAGAAACAAACAGCCGCTGCAATTAACGAATGTCCGCCAGCTAGTCAGCAATGGGTCGGCCGGAATCATTGAGTTTGCCTTCAAGCTACCCAGAGAACATACCGAGTTCGAGCCTCTGCGTCAGGAATTACTGACTTATTATCTGGATACTCTAGCGGATCAGACTTGTCTGTTTCCCGGTATGAATGAGGTGCTAACAAGACTGGCGGAAAATGCGATTCCCTGGGGAATCGTTACCAACAAACCGGAACTCTATACGCTGGAAATATTAAAGCGATTACCCCTGACACCACCTCCCGAAACCGTGATCTGCCCGGATCATGTCTCCCGTACCAAGCCGGACCCCGAACCCATTCTACTGGCCTGTTCGGAACTGAAAGCAAAACCGGAAAACTGCATTTACGTAGGCGACCACCTCCGTGACATTCAGGCAGGCCTGAATGCGGGCACCACAACCATTGCCGCCCTCTACGGCTACCTGTCTCATGAAGATCAACCGGATAGCTGGGGAGCGCATTATCAGGTAGCGCATGCTTCAGAAATAAATGACATTATTTTTTGA
- the ubiG gene encoding bifunctional 2-polyprenyl-6-hydroxyphenol methylase/3-demethylubiquinol 3-O-methyltransferase UbiG, giving the protein MSENNTANVDRSEVAKFEALASRWWDPESEFKPLHEINPLRANWIDKLAPVADCKVLDIGCGGGILTESLAHRGAVVTGIDMGEAPLSVAQLHSLETGIEVTYRRCTAEQLAAEQTETFDIVTCMEMLEHVPDPSSVINACATLVKPGGHVFFSTLNRNPKSYLLAIIGAEYVLNMLPRGTHEYEKFIRPSELGNWIRNSGLEQQAITGMTYNPLTRQYRLNKSDIDVNYMVYARKPV; this is encoded by the coding sequence ATGTCTGAAAATAATACTGCAAATGTCGATCGCAGCGAAGTCGCTAAATTCGAGGCCCTTGCCAGTCGCTGGTGGGACCCGGAAAGTGAATTCAAGCCTCTGCATGAAATCAACCCATTGCGTGCCAACTGGATTGATAAACTCGCCCCGGTAGCAGACTGCAAGGTATTGGATATCGGTTGCGGAGGCGGCATTTTAACCGAATCACTGGCACATCGTGGCGCTGTTGTCACTGGCATTGATATGGGCGAGGCTCCACTTTCGGTCGCACAGCTTCACAGCCTTGAAACCGGCATTGAAGTCACCTACAGGCGCTGTACGGCCGAGCAACTGGCGGCCGAACAAACCGAGACTTTTGACATCGTGACCTGTATGGAGATGCTTGAACATGTGCCGGATCCCAGCTCTGTTATCAATGCCTGCGCCACACTGGTGAAGCCTGGTGGTCATGTATTTTTTTCTACTCTTAACCGCAACCCGAAATCCTACTTGCTGGCCATCATTGGCGCAGAATACGTACTGAATATGTTGCCTCGAGGCACACATGAATACGAAAAATTTATTCGCCCTTCCGAGTTGGGCAACTGGATCCGCAATAGCGGTCTTGAGCAACAGGCCATAACCGGCATGACATACAATCCATTGACCCGGCAATACAGACTCAACAAGTCAGATATTGATGTTAACTACATGGTTTACGCACGCAAACCGGTATGA
- a CDS encoding TRZ/ATZ family hydrolase yields the protein MPQPVDLMISPQWIIPVEPAGKVLEECSVVVHEGSIVALLPDSEALRKYVPEQHVKLPGQVLTPGLVNTHGHAAMSLLRGFADDQPLQSWLEDHIWPTESRWVSENFVRDGTELAIAEMIASGTTCFSDMYFFPDQVAEVSSRSGLRAQVAFPIINFPTAWARNADEYLHKGLALRDAYKDHSRINIAFGPHAPYTVDDSVLKKIAMWSEELDTCVQIHLHETALEVQQCLHATGKRPLQNLKELGFLSPLTQCVHMTQVNDDDIETLSHYNVQVIHCPSSNLKLASGFCPVSKLMANGINVALGTDSAASNNSLSLFPEIRLAALLGKAVAGDATAITAHQALAMATINGAKALGLSDRIGSIGVGKLADLIAVDLSAIPNQPLYNPLSQLVYTEQAQHVRHVWVEGKPLLKNGQLQTLHQQEITIKTKQWQQKISSAA from the coding sequence GTGCCGCAGCCTGTTGATTTAATGATTAGCCCACAGTGGATTATTCCGGTGGAGCCCGCTGGCAAGGTCCTTGAGGAATGTTCTGTGGTTGTTCACGAAGGATCAATCGTTGCCCTGCTGCCCGATTCTGAAGCACTTCGCAAATACGTGCCCGAACAACATGTGAAACTCCCTGGCCAGGTTCTCACTCCTGGGTTGGTCAACACACATGGTCACGCCGCCATGTCATTACTCCGAGGCTTTGCCGACGACCAGCCACTTCAATCCTGGCTGGAAGATCATATCTGGCCGACTGAATCGAGATGGGTCAGTGAAAATTTTGTTCGGGACGGCACCGAACTGGCAATAGCAGAAATGATCGCGAGCGGAACCACCTGTTTCTCGGATATGTATTTTTTCCCGGATCAGGTCGCTGAGGTGTCTTCGAGGTCGGGACTGCGCGCTCAGGTAGCCTTCCCGATCATCAACTTTCCCACGGCCTGGGCCAGAAATGCAGACGAGTATCTTCATAAAGGGCTTGCACTCAGAGATGCATACAAGGATCACAGCCGGATCAATATTGCCTTCGGACCTCATGCGCCCTACACCGTTGATGATTCAGTGCTGAAGAAAATTGCCATGTGGTCCGAAGAGCTCGATACCTGTGTTCAAATTCATCTTCACGAAACCGCCCTGGAAGTACAGCAGTGTTTACACGCAACAGGTAAAAGACCACTACAGAACCTCAAAGAACTTGGCTTTCTGTCGCCGCTGACACAGTGTGTGCATATGACTCAGGTGAATGATGATGATATTGAGACGCTGAGTCACTATAACGTGCAGGTGATTCACTGCCCTTCTTCCAATCTGAAACTGGCCAGCGGCTTTTGCCCCGTCAGCAAACTGATGGCGAATGGTATTAATGTCGCCCTGGGAACAGACAGTGCCGCCAGCAACAACTCACTGAGCCTTTTCCCGGAAATACGGCTCGCGGCACTACTGGGGAAGGCTGTCGCCGGGGATGCAACGGCAATTACAGCCCATCAGGCACTGGCAATGGCGACGATCAATGGCGCCAAAGCGCTGGGACTGTCGGACCGGATTGGCTCCATTGGAGTGGGCAAATTGGCCGACCTGATTGCAGTAGACCTATCAGCAATCCCCAATCAGCCGCTGTATAATCCACTCTCGCAACTGGTTTATACAGAGCAGGCGCAACATGTCCGTCATGTATGGGTCGAAGGAAAACCCTTGCTGAAAAACGGGCAGTTACAAACACTGCACCAACAGGAAATTACCATCAAAACCAAACAATGGCAGCAAAAAATAAGCAGCGCTGCCTGA
- the gyrA gene encoding DNA gyrase subunit A translates to MGEIAREVLPVNIEDELRQSYLDYAMSVIVGRALPDVRDGLKPVHRRVLFAMSVLNNDWNKPYKKSARVVGDVIGKYHPHGDSAVYDTIVRMAQPFSLRYMLVDGQGNFGSVDGDSAAAMRYTEIRMKKISHSLLADLDKETVDFVPNYDGTEQIPEVLPTRVPNLLVNGSSGIAVGMATNIPPHNLTEVVSGCLALIDNEDITIDELMEFIPGPDFPTAAIINGKAGILQAYRTGRGRIYVRAKADVEVNEKTGRETIIITEIPYQLNKARLIERIAELVKEKKIEGISELRDESDKDGLRIVIELKRGEVGEVLLNNLYAQTQLQNVFGINIVALVDGQPRTLNLKEMLQAFVRHRREVVTRRTVYLLRKARERGHVLEGLAVAIANIDQVIELIKASPTPAEAKERLIKEGWAASSITQFLDRAGSDACRPEGLEPHFGMRDGKYYLSPAQAQAILELRLHRLTGMEHDKLLAEYQEKLLEISEYLEILGDASRLMSVIREELAAIVEEFGDERRTQIVESQHDLTIEDLITEEDRVVTISHGGYAKTQPLSDYQAQRRGGMGKSATSVKDEDFVEHLLVASTHATILCFTNMGKVYWLKVYQIPVAGRNSRGRPMVNLLPLEEGERVSSILPVDKYDADKFVLMATANGTVKKTALEQYSRPRSVGLRAVDLVDGDQLVGTAITDGGCDIMLLSSEGKAVRFAESDVRAMGRVSKGVRGMRLPVGHRVISMIIPAENGYALTVSENGYGKRTALTEYPTKGRGGKGMIAIQASERNGSLVGATQLFEGDEVMLISDQGTMVRTRGDEISLLGRNTQGVRVIRLKEDETLVGLARVAEQEAAEPGEQADDEVSTD, encoded by the coding sequence ATGGGTGAGATCGCAAGAGAAGTATTACCCGTCAATATCGAAGACGAACTACGCCAGTCCTATCTCGATTATGCGATGAGTGTCATTGTCGGAAGGGCACTACCGGATGTGCGTGATGGTTTGAAGCCTGTGCATCGGCGGGTACTGTTTGCCATGAGCGTTCTCAATAACGACTGGAACAAGCCTTATAAAAAATCGGCACGCGTGGTGGGTGATGTCATTGGTAAATATCATCCGCATGGTGATTCGGCGGTATATGACACTATTGTTAGAATGGCGCAGCCGTTCTCTCTGCGTTACATGCTGGTAGACGGGCAGGGCAACTTTGGTTCGGTTGATGGCGATTCTGCAGCGGCCATGCGTTATACCGAAATTCGCATGAAAAAGATCTCCCATTCACTGCTGGCAGATCTTGATAAGGAAACGGTTGACTTCGTTCCGAATTATGATGGTACAGAGCAGATTCCCGAAGTTTTGCCTACCCGTGTGCCCAACTTGCTGGTTAACGGGTCTTCCGGTATTGCGGTGGGGATGGCAACCAACATTCCACCGCACAACCTGACAGAAGTGGTCAGTGGCTGCCTGGCGCTGATCGACAACGAAGACATAACCATCGATGAGTTGATGGAATTTATTCCCGGTCCCGACTTTCCGACAGCGGCGATTATCAATGGCAAGGCGGGTATTTTGCAGGCCTATCGTACCGGCCGGGGACGAATATATGTCCGCGCCAAGGCGGATGTGGAAGTTAATGAAAAAACCGGCCGCGAAACAATTATCATCACTGAAATTCCCTACCAGCTTAACAAAGCGAGGCTGATTGAGCGTATAGCAGAACTGGTCAAAGAGAAAAAAATTGAAGGTATTTCCGAGCTGCGTGATGAGTCCGACAAAGACGGGTTGCGGATTGTTATTGAGCTCAAGCGTGGCGAGGTGGGCGAAGTCCTGCTCAACAACCTTTACGCGCAAACACAGCTACAGAATGTTTTTGGTATTAATATTGTCGCTCTGGTAGATGGTCAGCCGCGCACTCTTAACCTCAAGGAAATGTTGCAGGCCTTTGTACGCCACCGCCGTGAAGTGGTCACTCGCCGCACAGTTTATCTGTTGCGCAAGGCCCGCGAGCGTGGTCATGTGCTTGAGGGGCTGGCTGTTGCCATTGCCAATATTGATCAGGTAATCGAACTGATCAAGGCTTCGCCAACGCCTGCAGAGGCAAAAGAACGCCTGATTAAGGAAGGTTGGGCTGCCAGCAGTATTACCCAGTTTCTTGATCGGGCAGGCAGTGATGCCTGCCGACCTGAGGGGCTGGAACCTCACTTTGGGATGCGAGATGGCAAATACTATCTGTCGCCGGCTCAGGCCCAGGCAATTCTCGAGTTGCGTCTGCATCGACTGACAGGAATGGAGCATGACAAGCTGCTGGCCGAGTATCAGGAGAAACTGCTTGAAATCTCCGAATATCTGGAAATTCTGGGTGATGCCAGTCGTTTGATGAGTGTTATCAGGGAAGAGCTGGCAGCTATCGTCGAAGAGTTTGGCGATGAGAGACGCACGCAGATAGTTGAATCCCAGCATGACTTGACAATTGAAGACCTGATTACGGAAGAAGACCGGGTGGTGACGATTTCTCATGGTGGGTATGCGAAAACCCAACCGCTGTCGGACTACCAGGCTCAACGGCGCGGTGGTATGGGTAAATCGGCCACCTCAGTGAAAGACGAAGATTTTGTTGAGCACTTACTGGTTGCCAGCACGCACGCCACGATTTTGTGTTTTACCAATATGGGTAAGGTTTACTGGCTGAAGGTCTATCAGATACCCGTTGCCGGTCGCAATTCCCGCGGTCGCCCCATGGTGAATTTGTTGCCACTGGAGGAAGGCGAGCGGGTCAGTTCTATTTTGCCAGTGGATAAATATGATGCGGATAAGTTTGTCCTGATGGCCACCGCGAATGGCACGGTCAAGAAAACCGCACTTGAACAGTATTCACGGCCGCGCAGTGTTGGTCTTCGCGCTGTTGATCTGGTTGATGGTGATCAATTGGTTGGTACGGCCATCACTGATGGCGGTTGTGACATTATGCTGCTCAGTAGCGAGGGCAAGGCAGTGCGCTTTGCCGAATCGGATGTGCGTGCGATGGGGCGTGTTTCAAAAGGTGTGCGAGGTATGCGCCTGCCTGTCGGCCACCGGGTTATTTCCATGATCATTCCGGCGGAAAATGGCTACGCATTGACGGTTAGCGAAAATGGTTATGGCAAGCGTACCGCGTTAACCGAATACCCGACCAAGGGCCGTGGCGGCAAGGGCATGATCGCTATCCAGGCCAGTGAAAGGAATGGCTCGCTGGTGGGGGCCACCCAATTGTTTGAAGGCGATGAGGTGATGCTGATCTCGGATCAGGGCACCATGGTGCGGACCCGGGGCGACGAAATATCACTGCTTGGTCGTAACACTCAGGGCGTTCGGGTGATCCGCCTGAAAGAGGATGAAACCTTGGTTGGGCTGGCCAGAGTTGCCGAGCAGGAAGCTGCAGAACCGGGTGAGCAAGCCGATGACGAAGTCTCAACTGACTAA
- a CDS encoding threonylcarbamoyl-AMP synthase, producing MSQFFAIHPDNPQARLVRQAVDIIRRGGVVVYPTDSAYALGCHIGDKKALDRIRLIRKLDKHHNFTLVCRDLSELAVYAKVSNQLYRSIKAHTPGPYTFILEATAEVPRRVMHQKRKTIGLRVPENRIALALLEELNEPIISTTLQLPGDEYPLTDPYDIRDVLERQVELIIDGGYCGMEPTSVIDMSGDEISILREGMGDVTDFQL from the coding sequence AATCCGCAGGCACGCCTGGTTCGGCAGGCGGTGGACATCATTCGCCGCGGAGGCGTAGTGGTATACCCCACAGATTCGGCTTATGCGCTGGGTTGCCATATCGGCGATAAAAAAGCACTGGATCGAATACGCCTGATTCGTAAACTGGATAAGCACCATAACTTTACGCTGGTGTGCCGGGATCTCTCTGAATTGGCGGTATACGCCAAGGTCAGCAACCAGTTGTACCGTTCAATCAAAGCGCATACACCAGGACCTTATACGTTTATTCTGGAGGCTACTGCCGAAGTACCAAGGCGGGTTATGCACCAGAAAAGGAAGACGATAGGCTTGCGAGTACCGGAAAACAGGATAGCGCTGGCGTTGCTGGAAGAATTGAACGAGCCGATCATCAGTACCACTTTGCAATTGCCAGGGGATGAGTACCCTTTAACCGATCCTTATGATATCCGCGATGTGCTGGAACGGCAGGTGGAGCTGATCATTGATGGTGGCTACTGTGGAATGGAACCCACCAGCGTGATCGATATGAGTGGCGATGAAATATCCATCCTTCGAGAGGGTATGGGCGACGTAACCGATTTTCAGTTGTGA